The Labilibaculum sp. sequence TCCTTGTCTGTTTAAGGATTGTACAAATCGGGATTGAAAAAATCCATGATCGATTTAATCATCTCGATTTTTACATTTGCTTTTTTATGATCTGACTGCAGATCGGCTACGCGGATGTAGGCACTCAGCGCTTTTGGCAATTCACCCAACTGGTGGTGCATTTCTGCCAGCTTAAAAAGTGCCTCGATATTTTGCGGCTCAGCCAAAGCAAGCTCCTTGTATTTTTCCAAAGCAGAACGAAAGTCCCCTTCACTTTCGAGCTTTATGGCGTCTAACTGTATATTTTCAATATCCTTATTCATGCTTATGTTGTTTTAGCAAAGCAACGTGTGGCCTGCCTGTGTTTGTGAGCAACAAATGTAAGGAAATTTGAATTTGTTTGGATTAATTGTGTGCATCTTATCGGTAAAGAAACAGTTATTTGTATTTTAGCGACACTAAAACGCTACAAGTATGACAAAACAACACTGGAAACCCGGAACCATGGTTTATCCCCTGCCTGCCGTAATGGTAAGCTGCGGCAGCACACCCGAAAATTATAACATCATCACCATTGCCTGGACAGGAACCATTTGCTCCGATCCGGCCATGTGCTACATATCTGTTCGCAAGAACCGTCATTCTTACAACATCATTAAAGAAAGCGGCGAGTTTGTAATTAACCTTACCACGAAAGATTTGGCCTATGCCACCGATTGGTGCGGCGTGAAATCAGGTAAGAATTTCGACAAATTCAAGGAAATGAAACTTACTCCCGGAAAATCGAAAGAAATAGCTGCTCCCATTATCGAGGAATCGCCACTGAGCATAGAGTGCAAGGTGACTAAAATAGTGGAATTGGGTTCGCACGATATGTTTATGGCCGAAGTGGTAAACGTTCAGGCCGACGAGCGATACATCAACGAAAAAGGGGAATTCTCATTGGCCCAATCGGGTCCTTTGGTTTACTCGCACGGCCACTACTTCGAATTGGGAGAGCTAATCGGTCGTTTTGGCTACTCGGTAATGAAAAAGAAAACCAAGGAAAAAATTAAAAAGACGAAAGGTTAGGAAAAGTCTTGAAAGGGTCTGGAAAGGGTCTGGAAAGGTCTTGAAGGGTCTAAAAGTCGAAGGTCGAAAAGTATGACTGGTAGAAATTCATCAATCAGCGCACCAATTGGCATTCAGTTCGACGGTGGGCCCCATAGGTGAAAAAGTCGTTAAAAACAGAATTCCATGAGCGAGGTACGAAAGAATATTATTCTGTTTAGACTTTGAACCGTAATGGGTTGGAATTGCAACAAAATATGGTACAAAAAGATTAGGCCGCTAATTTATAATAAGCTCTTAATTCAATTTCTTTTTCTAAAGGTGTTTTATATCCCAAACTAGAGTGTATTCTTTTAACATTGTACCAATTTTCGATGTAATCGTATACATGGTTATATGCATGAGTAAATGATTTAAACTTGTTTCGGTATATCATTTCCGACTTGATCGTTTTAAAAAAGCTTTCAGCTACGGCATTATCCCAACAGTTTCCCTTTCTGCTCATGCTTCTGTTTATCTTATCATTATCCATAAAAATATCCCTTATTTTATTGCAGGCATATTGAACGCCCCTATCCGAATGAAGAATAAATCCATCTATTATTTGTCTTCGCTTACGTGCAATATTCCATGCCTTAAGAACCGTGTTTTCATAGGTCATATCTTTACTTAACGACCAACCAACAACTTGTCTATCCGCCAAATCAATCATCGTTGTGAGGTAAATCCACTTGTCATTAACTCTAATATAAGTAATGTCAGATACCCATACTTTACCTAGCTGTTCAACTTTAAATTGCCGGTCAAGAGTGTTTTTTTCAATCTTATAACCATGCTTAGAGTAAGTTGTATTAATAAATCGCTTTTTAGGCTTGAACCGAATGTTTTCTGCCTTCATTAGTTTACCAACATAAGTTCTAGATATTTTATATCCAATCTTCTCCAATTCAACCTGAATACGCGGACTTCCATAGGTTTGTCTACTGTCTTTAAATATCTTTTTAATCTCATTTACCAGAATCGCTTTTCTTGAGTACTTCTTTTTGGTAAGTTTAATTGACTTCCAGTGGTAATATGAATTCCGGCTTACTTTTAAATGCTTACACATCTTCCCAACAGGATATATCTTTTTATGCTTATCCATAAAATTATAGATCAATTGTCGCTCTTGGAGAAGATGCTGACCGCCTTTTTTAATATATCACGTTCTAATCTAGTTTCTTTTAATTCTGCTCTTAACTGGGATATCTCTTGCTGTTCCGGACTTAAAGAAATATTACCTTTTCCTGTGAAAGATTCTTTATTGCTTAATGTTTCTCTTCGCCATCTTCGAATCATGCTGTCGTTTAATCCGTAATCTTCAGACACTTGCTTCGCGCTTTGTCCCGATTTAAGTAGATTCACAATCATCAACTTAAATTCTGTTTCATAATGTTTCGCCATAATTTAAATATAAGAATTTCGGGCGTAACCATTGTACCAACAAATGTAGCATGTCCAGGTAACGAAGAACTGCAGCCTAGCCCTTTTGGTTCTTTTATGGTAATGATAAAAGAACAGCCCGTCTGGCTTGAAGACAAAGGTCAAAAATCGAAAGGTCAGGAAAGGTCTTGAAGGGTCTAAAAGTCGAAGGTCAAAAAGTCGAAAGGTCTTGAAAAGTCTGGAATAGTCCAAAGGTCGAAGGAGATTATTACCTCACACTCATAACTTTTAACTCATAATTTATAACTCTCAACTAATAACTAACAAAAAACCGGCTCAAAAGCCGGTTTTGTTTGTTTATTCTTGGGGCGCTTACCGTATCCGATCCATAGAGCGGATTAACGCTTCATCTTTACCAATTTCGCGTATTGCCAAATAACTTAGCACCAATGCAATCAATGGGAATGCATTAATAAGACTATAACTTGTAATGGCATTTAGTTCTTTTGCCTGACTGCTTATACTGTAATAGATTAGTCCCATTGCACCAATCATGCAAATCATATTAAACACAGTTAAACGAATCTGAAGCATTCTTTTCTTGAATAAGAAAATAGTAACAAAACTAATTAAGGCAATAATGCTTAATAAAATGGCAACCGGCATGGCATTAAAAACGGCAGGCTCCCCTTCCTGCAACGCAGGAATTCCCCGGTATAAAAATTGATATACTGCACCTGATGCATCAACCAATTCCGCCAAAGGAAAAAAGAACATGACTGCAATTAAAACAAAACTCCCTAACAGGTATAAAGACTGAATTCTTTGTATCATCGTATTTCTATTTTTTTTGTACAAATTTAAACTTAAATACAAAAGCAGCAAACGAAAGTCTGCTGCTTTTTACCATCATTACTTAATACTAACTAATCACACTAGTAAAAAATATACATGCCTTGCAGAATTACCCCTAATCACAAAGCAAATTTTCCATCAGCTTTTGCAGCAAGTTACATCTGCAAAATTTAAGCAGGCTACTAACCTTTTCGTTTTAACGACATGTAGTCGATGTAATAGATCATTTTAACAGACAAGCTGTTAAACTGCGTTGCGTCGAATGTATTTTTTAAATTATTCACAAAACGATGGGCAACTTTATCGTCCTCATTAAATATCGAATTCTTCCAGACTATTGCTAATTCACTTCCCGGAGCGAATCTCCACGAGTAAACCATGTCAATGGTAAAGCTGTTAAAATTGATGTCGTTGTTCTCGTTGTAATCAGTGGCATTTAACCGGCCATCCGATTGCAAAGCATAAAAGCTGTTGTATTCAGCTTTTGCCCAGTAATGCCTAAGCTTCATTGTTAATGAGCTTTTATTGTTGAAAATCAAACTTCCTGTCAGCTTATTTTCCAAATAAGAATTGTTTCTGTCTCCGATATAAACTTTCGTTCTGCCATCAATTTCCTCATCATCAACATATCCCAAATCATTCAAACTCCTTCCCCATTCCAGCTGATAACTCATCACAAAGCGATCGCTGAAACGGTAACGGGGCTCGATCTCAAACTCGAACACCTGCAAATTATCGCCCCCCAATCTTTTCCCATATTCACCCCGAACATCAATGGCCAATGCCTTCCTGTAATCAGATGAAATCCACGCTCCGGCAAATGCTGATGATCCTTTTCTTAGCTTCCATCCGTCAACTCTGGGCTCGTCCCAATCGTACTGATGCAATGGTCGGAAATTACCATAAATACCCACATCGGTATAACTTTTAAATTTCATTTGCCCATTGTAATATATCGTAAACCTGGAAAATCTTCTTGGTTTATATCTTGCCTCGTGACTCAATTGTATGTTCCAGTTTCTTACCAAAACAGAACCTTTTGGCTCAGAATTGTTATAGTATAAGTTCAGATTATTCAGAATCACATTGTTTCGATTCAAATACCCCATATCGTTAGGATTGTATTTATCCGAAATCATTCTGTGGTAAAAATCCCAGTTAAATTTCCCCTTAATTCTGCCAAACTCCAGCTCATGATAATGACCAATTTCATCGGATTCTCCTTTCCCGAATCGGGAAGAAACAATACCCTTTCCTTTTAAACCATACGATCGTTCTTTGTTCCTGAATTCAAACTCTGTTCCACTAACATTGGCAACATATTCCAGCTCAGGCATGTACACATTTGTATTAAACAAACTGACATACGACTCGTTTTTTAAACTCTGATCGAACACCAACATATTGTAATTCGAAAATGGTTGAGTCTTTACCTTCCTGCTCTCTCCCGAAAGGGTATCAGTAAGTTCGGCATAAGTATTTTTAGTCATCGCATTAAAAACACCAATTCCTAAACCCTTGGTATTCCGGCCTGATATTTTTGTTGCATTGATAATTTTTGTCTCTATCGGATTTTCTGTGATGTCCTCATTCTCTTTTAACTGATCTTCTAAGTCATCCATATGAAAAGGACGTCCCCCAATTCTTCGCGAATAGAAAATCTCTCCACGATTGAATAACTCTGTGGCCTCGGTAAAAAACTGTCTGTTCTCATCGAATTTTACCTCAAAGGGCGATAAATTAAGAATCTCATCATCAGACTGTACCTGTCCAAAATCAGGAACCAGCATCATATCCAAAGTATAACTTTCGTTGATTCCGTATTTTAAATCCATTCCTCCCCTGTAATTCACATCAACAGACGATTCATCAGAAGATTTATCGAAATATGTTGAGAAATAAGGCGTAAACGACAGGCGAACCGGAGGATTTACATTCTCAATTCCTTTGAGCACACCACTCTGACTCACCCAGCCAGATTCTTCCTTATCAATAAAATTCCATGTAACCTTTTCACGCACACTCTGAATGTTACGAACGATATTCATTCCCCATTCCTGAATTTCTTTGGCGGGAAAACGCAATGCTGAATAAGGAATTTCTATTTCGGCACTCCAGCCATTCTCATTAATCATGACGGCACTATTCCAAACAGCATCCCAACTTGAATCTTCATTGCCCTTTACAACTTTGGCGTCCCACTGCACTCCTGCCGGAGTAACAATAAACTCAAAAGCATCAAGACCATTGTTGAACGGATCGATAAGCAGAGATAAGAAATCAGTATTATTCAGTTCATCACGCTTACTCAATTCCTTAAGAATTCCATCAGAATTGTTATCATACATCATCACACCAACAATAATGGAATGATCCGTATAAATAAATTTCGCTTCTGTTTTAAAATTGGATGGTTTGCCATTCGATGGCTCATACTGAATAAAATCTCCGGCAATCGGAACCCCTTTCCATACATCATCAGTAAGATGTCCGTCAATCTCGGGTTTATTTATAACCCGAAC is a genomic window containing:
- a CDS encoding tetratricopeptide repeat protein; translated protein: MNKDIENIQLDAIKLESEGDFRSALEKYKELALAEPQNIEALFKLAEMHHQLGELPKALSAYIRVADLQSDHKKANVKIEMIKSIMDFFNPDLYNP
- a CDS encoding flavin reductase family protein; amino-acid sequence: MTKQHWKPGTMVYPLPAVMVSCGSTPENYNIITIAWTGTICSDPAMCYISVRKNRHSYNIIKESGEFVINLTTKDLAYATDWCGVKSGKNFDKFKEMKLTPGKSKEIAAPIIEESPLSIECKVTKIVELGSHDMFMAEVVNVQADERYINEKGEFSLAQSGPLVYSHGHYFELGELIGRFGYSVMKKKTKEKIKKTKG
- a CDS encoding IS3 family transposase (programmed frameshift), with the protein product MAKHYETEFKLMIVNLLKSGQSAKQVSEDYGLNDSMIRRWRRETLSNKESFTGKGNISLSPEQQEISQLRAELKETRLERDIFKKGGQHLLQERQLIYNFMDKHKKIYPVGKMCKHLKVSRNSYYHWKSIKLTKKKYSRKAILVNEIKKIFKDSRQTYGSPRIQVELEKIGYKISRTYVGKLMKAENIRFKPKKRFINTTYSKHGYKIEKNTLDRQFKVEQLGKVWVSDITYIRVNDKWIYLTTMIDLADRQVVGWSLSKDMTYENTVLKAWNIARKRRQIIDGFILHSDRGVQYACNKIRDIFMDNDKINRSMSRKGNCWDNAVAESFFKTIKSEMIYRNKFKSFTHAYNHVYDYIENWYNVKRIHSSLGYKTPLEKEIELRAYYKLAA
- a CDS encoding DUF4293 domain-containing protein gives rise to the protein MIQRIQSLYLLGSFVLIAVMFFFPLAELVDASGAVYQFLYRGIPALQEGEPAVFNAMPVAILLSIIALISFVTIFLFKKRMLQIRLTVFNMICMIGAMGLIYYSISSQAKELNAITSYSLINAFPLIALVLSYLAIREIGKDEALIRSMDRIR
- a CDS encoding DUF5916 domain-containing protein, with the protein product MKRVLLLTCLITSLFVLPAYSLTLKKELTAVRVINKPEIDGHLTDDVWKGVPIAGDFIQYEPSNGKPSNFKTEAKFIYTDHSIIVGVMMYDNNSDGILKELSKRDELNNTDFLSLLIDPFNNGLDAFEFIVTPAGVQWDAKVVKGNEDSSWDAVWNSAVMINENGWSAEIEIPYSALRFPAKEIQEWGMNIVRNIQSVREKVTWNFIDKEESGWVSQSGVLKGIENVNPPVRLSFTPYFSTYFDKSSDESSVDVNYRGGMDLKYGINESYTLDMMLVPDFGQVQSDDEILNLSPFEVKFDENRQFFTEATELFNRGEIFYSRRIGGRPFHMDDLEDQLKENEDITENPIETKIINATKISGRNTKGLGIGVFNAMTKNTYAELTDTLSGESRKVKTQPFSNYNMLVFDQSLKNESYVSLFNTNVYMPELEYVANVSGTEFEFRNKERSYGLKGKGIVSSRFGKGESDEIGHYHELEFGRIKGKFNWDFYHRMISDKYNPNDMGYLNRNNVILNNLNLYYNNSEPKGSVLVRNWNIQLSHEARYKPRRFSRFTIYYNGQMKFKSYTDVGIYGNFRPLHQYDWDEPRVDGWKLRKGSSAFAGAWISSDYRKALAIDVRGEYGKRLGGDNLQVFEFEIEPRYRFSDRFVMSYQLEWGRSLNDLGYVDDEEIDGRTKVYIGDRNNSYLENKLTGSLIFNNKSSLTMKLRHYWAKAEYNSFYALQSDGRLNATDYNENNDINFNSFTIDMVYSWRFAPGSELAIVWKNSIFNEDDKVAHRFVNNLKNTFDATQFNSLSVKMIYYIDYMSLKRKG